In the Klebsiella aerogenes KCTC 2190 genome, one interval contains:
- a CDS encoding YfcL family protein — protein MIAEFESRILALIDDMVDHASDDELFAGGYLRGHLTLAVAELEGEGEHTAQAINDKVASSLEKAISAGELSPPDQILVQGMWNNLYQQAKNQA, from the coding sequence ATGATCGCGGAGTTTGAATCACGCATTCTGGCGTTAATTGACGATATGGTAGACCACGCCAGTGATGACGAACTGTTTGCTGGCGGTTATCTGCGCGGCCACCTGACGCTGGCGGTGGCTGAGCTGGAAGGGGAAGGGGAACATACGGCGCAGGCGATTAATGATAAAGTCGCCAGCAGCCTGGAAAAGGCCATCAGCGCGGGCGAACTATCGCCGCCGGATCAGATTCTGGTGCAAGGGATGTGGAATAACCTGTACCAGCAGGCGAAAAATCAGGCCTGA
- a CDS encoding elongation factor P hydroxylase, protein MQQQHHYQQLVEIFDKCFADDFNTRLIKGDDEPIYLPADSEVPYNRIVFAHGFYASALHEISHWCIAGKARREQVDFGYWYCPDGRDAMTQSKFEDVEVKPQAFDWLFCTAAGFPFNVSCDNLEGDFEPDRIAFQRRVHAQVMTYLEQGIPERPARFIRALQQYYQTPPLTAEQFPWPEDLH, encoded by the coding sequence CCATTATCAGCAGTTGGTCGAGATCTTCGACAAGTGCTTTGCCGATGATTTTAATACCCGTCTGATTAAAGGCGACGACGAACCGATCTATCTTCCTGCAGATAGCGAAGTGCCATACAACCGGATCGTGTTTGCTCACGGCTTTTACGCCAGCGCGCTGCACGAAATTTCCCACTGGTGTATCGCCGGCAAGGCGCGGCGCGAGCAGGTAGATTTTGGTTACTGGTACTGCCCGGACGGCCGCGATGCGATGACGCAAAGCAAGTTCGAAGACGTCGAGGTCAAGCCACAAGCTTTTGACTGGTTGTTCTGCACGGCGGCGGGATTTCCGTTTAACGTCAGCTGTGACAACCTCGAAGGCGACTTTGAGCCCGACCGCATCGCCTTTCAACGGCGCGTACATGCCCAGGTGATGACCTATCTGGAGCAAGGGATCCCTGAGCGACCGGCACGCTTTATTCGCGCGCTGCAACAGTATTATCAAACGCCGCCGCTGACGGCAGAACAATTTCCGTGGCCGGAAGACCTGCACTAA